One genomic region from Gammaproteobacteria bacterium encodes:
- a CDS encoding c-type cytochrome, producing MNKKILAKKTLSAILLVIACNLAQAADKNERASVTPTTAIGATVFQERCVLCHSNNGMGEGHMTLLIKDYPSTNLLTAKYGKKESDIRKSILYGGAKGEMNSLSPPWSDELSWIEIESVVLFVKLLHTNHEQAMALLQDHHSNQPVSKKQGRIIFAARCSICHGQYGEGDGKMRRIIKSPPPYNLTQSGLPDKNLKDIITNGGEAVGRSPQMPPWGKELTESEILSVIAHIKTLREH from the coding sequence AGCGGCTGATAAAAATGAAAGAGCCTCAGTAACACCTACCACTGCAATAGGCGCAACCGTATTCCAAGAACGCTGCGTCTTATGCCACAGTAACAACGGTATGGGCGAAGGACATATGACCTTGCTGATTAAAGATTACCCTTCTACTAATTTGCTCACTGCTAAATACGGCAAAAAAGAATCCGATATTCGCAAGAGCATTCTTTATGGTGGAGCTAAAGGTGAGATGAATTCCTTATCTCCACCCTGGTCAGATGAGCTTTCGTGGATAGAAATTGAATCTGTTGTGTTATTTGTGAAACTGCTGCATACCAATCACGAACAAGCAATGGCACTCTTGCAAGATCATCATTCCAATCAACCCGTCAGCAAAAAACAAGGACGCATTATTTTTGCTGCGCGTTGCTCAATTTGTCATGGCCAATACGGCGAAGGTGACGGCAAAATGCGACGCATCATTAAAAGTCCGCCGCCTTATAATCTTACTCAAAGCGGGTTACCGGACAAAAACTTAAAAGATATTATTACCAATGGCGGAGAAGCAGTAGGCCGCTCACCCCAAATGCCACCGTGGGGAAAAGAATTAACAGAATCAGAAATTCTATCGGTGATTGCTCATATCAAAACATTGCGCGAGCATTAA